Proteins from one Cicer arietinum cultivar CDC Frontier isolate Library 1 chromosome 3, Cicar.CDCFrontier_v2.0, whole genome shotgun sequence genomic window:
- the LOC105852933 gene encoding uncharacterized protein has protein sequence MTTYAIHNGRDLKFIKNDNLRVRVKCKEGCKWFAYCAKLLDEDTWQLRKLVDTHSCNKEYKVKFMRSSWLGKRLYSIVKENPNIKLTNISNKVHQKWNVGVSKMKAFRAHRVVIDMVYGSFREQYLRLYDYYHELLRSNLNSTVKLQGQTTNSEVTNKDYVDIPLLPSFQRLYMCLNGCKESFLICRPIFGLDGYFFKGYYGGMVLVVVGRDPNDQMLLIVVVVVEGETRDSWTLFLKLLNDDLGGQQTWKFYTFISHE, from the coding sequence ATGACAACATATGCCATTCATAATGGGAGGGATTTgaagtttataaaaaatgacaatcTAAGAGTGAGAGTTAAATGCAAGGAAGGTTGTAAGTGGTTTGCCTATTGTGCAAAGTTACTTGATGAAGATACATGGCAACTTAGAAAACTAGTTGACACACATTCATGCAATAAAGAGTATAAGGTCAAATTTATGAGATCAAGTTGGCTCGGGAAAAGATTGTACTCAATAGTGAAAGAGAACCCGAACATAAaacttacaaatatttctaaCAAGGTTCATCAAAAGTGGAATGTTGGAGTGAGTAAGATGAAGGCATTCAGGGCACATAGAGTTGTAATTGATATGGTTTATGGATCGTTCAGAGAGCAATATCTAAGATTGTATGATTACTATCATGAGTTATTAAGATCAAATCTAAATAGTACTGTTAAGTTACAAGGCCAAACTACAAATTCAGAGGTAACTAATAAAGATTATGTGGACATACCGCTTTTACCAAGTTTTCAACGCCTATATATGTGTCTTAATGGATGTAAAGAGAGTTTCCTGATTTGTAGACCAATATTTGGTCTTGATGGTTATTTCTTTAAAGGGTATTATGGGGGTATGGTTCTTGTTGTTGTGGGTAGAGACCCAAATGACCAAATGCTTCTAATTGTTGTGGTTGTAGTTGAAGGTGAAACTAGAGATTCATGGACTTTGTtccttaaattattaaatgatgACTTGGGTGGACAACAAACATGGAAATTCTACACTTTTATATCTCATGAGTAA